One window of the Psilocybe cubensis strain MGC-MH-2018 chromosome 12, whole genome shotgun sequence genome contains the following:
- a CDS encoding Protein F37C4.5, whose amino-acid sequence MSTATDFSVVNYISLSSITDSKITNINLYTSRAQITRSYKVSVAAGQTKLTLLHLPNVVDHESLRVEGRGSAIIQGVTSFKAEMKDPDTSSPLLEELNVKKERAKNALERCNRALQAINKYMGNISIEHLDISKLGEAMEIYDTTEEKWDDKIIQLKREFETLETQITEESDRLEKSGENKKLRTKVVMGLVANHPADLEIIVIYAVSHSRWEAGYDIRVDMQTTGAPVHVLYKAAINQSTGEAWEDAPITLETASPTFGLELPQLALWNISYQERAIYSGRGLGRGGAKRHRKIIRSEDDEDFDPDEVSEVTSRGNVNATFRVPGLTTIPSDEEDHNVTIAVLQLNAKISWVCIPQRDTQVHLEALITNSSEYTFLSGPSNVYVDQSFISRSEIPGVSPGEVFTCPLGVDPSIRVTYHPQEKVASQTGFYNKSLKYAYSQRISVHNSKSVPIDGVKIIDRIPVSQDADLIVNLINPGLTPPSLSPASSATKAKTIVTVSPDIIAQWCGVENPGSDVSALGKDGKLNWVCGVPAYGRINLLLQWEVIDAQKKQIYDYGL is encoded by the exons ATGTCCACAGCCACAGACTTCTCCGTCGTAAACTATATTTCGCTCAGCTCAATCACTGATAGCAAGATTACCAACATCAACCTTTATACCTCTCGTGCACAAATCACTCGATCATACAAGGTTTCTGTTGCGGCTGGCCAAACAAAATTGACATTGCTACATTTACCCAATGTTGTCGACCACGAGTCACTGAG AGTAGAGGGTCGAGGCTCTGCTATCATTCAAGGAGTAACCTCCTTCAAGGCCGAGATGAAAGACCCCGACACATCGTCTCCCTTACTCGAAGAGTTGAATGTAAAAAAGGAACGGGCAAAAAACGCATTAGAGCGCTGTAACAGGGCTCTGCAAGCCATTAATAAGTACATGGGAAACATCTCAATTGAGCATCTCGATATTTCCAAACTTGGCGAGGCTATGGAAATCTACGACACTACTGAAGAGAAATGGGACGACAAGATCATTCAACTCAAGCGTGAATTCGAGACTCTGGAGACACAGATCACGGAAGAGTCAGACCGACTAGAAAAAAGCGGAGAAAATAAGAAACTGCGTACGAAGGTTGTTATGGGCCTCGTTGCAAACCATCCTGCTGACCTGGAGATTATAGTTATTTATG CTGTATCTCATTCTAGATGGGAAGCTGGATACGATATTCGAGTCGACATGCAGACGACGGGCGCTCCTGTTCATGTTCTGTACAAGGCTGCCATAAACCAGTCAACCGGAGAG GCATGGGAAGATGCTCCGATCACTTTAGAGACTGCATCCCCGACATTTGGCCTTGAACTTCCTCAACTTGCGCTCTGGAATATCAGCTATCAAGAACGGGCCATTTATAGTGGAAGAGGTCTAGGTCGAGGAGGTGCAAAAAGACACCGGAAGATTATCCGTTcggaggatgatgaggactTTGACCCAGATGAGGTGTCAGAGGTAACCTCGCGAGGAAACGTCAACGCCACATTCCGCGTTCCAGGTCTAACCACCATCCCAAGTGACGAAGAAGACCACAATGTAACCATTGCAGTCCTCCAACTAAACGCCAAAATTTCATGGGTATGCATCCCTCAACGCGACACTCAGGTGCACCTAGAG GCACTCATAACAAACTCGTCTGAATATACCTTTTTAAGCGGGCCCAGCAATGTTTATGTCGATCAAAGTTTTATCTCCCGTTCTGAAATCCCAGGGGTCAGTCCTGGAGAGGTCTTTACCTGTCCTCTAGG CGTTGACCCATCAATTCGGGTAACATACCATCCCCAAGAGAAGGTCGCTTCTCAAACTGGATTTTACAACAAATCCCTCAAATATGCGTATTCACAACGTATTTCTGTGCATAACTCTAAATCTGTCCCTATTGACGGGGTAAAGATCATAGACAGGATTCCCGTCTCACAGGATGCCGACCTCATCGTTAATCTCATCAACCCAGGGCTTACACCTCCCTCCCTTTCTCCTGCTAGCTCTGCCACCAAAGCGAAGACCATAGTGACGGTGTCTCCTGACATCATTGCTCAATGGTGTGGTGTCGAAAATCCAGGATCCGATGTGTCCGCTCTGGGAAAGGATGGAAAACTTAATTGGGTTTGCGGTGTGCCAGCATACGGCAGAATCAATCTTCTCCTTCAATGGGAGGTTATCGACGCTCAGAAAAAGCAAATTTATGATTACGGGCTGTAA
- a CDS encoding Ubiquitin carboxyl-terminal hydrolase isozyme L3: MKTFTILGMCNTRFPDYEFNQKILENNPEAVNPLAYDLGLSKELAFHDVYSISDPELLSLIPRPALALLVIIPLTPTWKETREREDGAKGEYTGSGESEPVIWFKQTIHNACGSYGLIHCVLNSPEARKKIIPGSEFERILHKAIPLKMKERAAVLEESDVLEAAHEAAAKLGDTIPPADAEEAHRQGHHFVAFVKAKDGHLWELEGVRKGPLDRGALANDEDVLSEAALNKGLGRLMEIEREKGGDLRFSCLALAPSIA, from the coding sequence atattagAGAATAACCCTGAGGCTGTCAATCCTCTTGCGTACGACCTAGGTCTTTCGAAGGAACTCGCATTCCACGACGTCTATTCGATTTCTGACCCAGAACTGTTGTCACTCATTCCTCGACCAGCGCTTGCGTTGCTTGTTATAATACCTTTAACTCCAACCTGGAAGGAAACTAGGGAGAGAGAAGATGGGGCCAAGGGTGAATATACCGGTTCAGGAGAATCCGAGCCTGTCATCTGGTTCAAACAAACTATCCACAACGCGTGTGGATCCTATGGACTCATTCACTGTGTTCTCAACAGCCCGGAGGCAAGAAAAAAGATTATCCCAGGAAGCGAGTTTGAAAGGATATTGCACAAAGCGATACCCCTCAAAATGAAGGAACGTGCTGCTGTGCTCGAAGAATCTGACGTTCTTGAGGCTGCTCATGAAGCCGCCGCTAAACTGGGCGACACCATCCCTCCTGCGGATGCAGAAGAGGCGCACCGTCAGGGACATCATTTCGTTGCCTTTGTAAAAGCTAAAGACGGACATCTTTGGGAACTGGAAGGAGTAAGGAAAGGTCCTTTGGATAGGGGTGCCCTAGCTAATGACGAGGATGTCCTGAGTGAGGCCGCCCTAAACAAAGGACTGGGAAGGTTGATGGAGATCGAAAGGGAGAAAGGAGGCGACTTGAGGTTCTCTTGCTTAGCTTTGGCCCCGAGCATTGCGTAG